From a single Micromonospora carbonacea genomic region:
- a CDS encoding sulfotransferase family protein: MLAVVVGTGRCGSTLVQELLSRHPGVGFVSGVDDKLSRLNLAGRFNGPLYRRSAPRPAGMTSLRHSRRLLEKGRLRVAPSEAYQLLDRHVLAGFSRPCRDLTAEDLTPYLRRRLRAFFDARIARQGCRLLLHHVTGWPRTGFLRAGYPELRVVNVVRDGRAVTNSWLQMGWWDGWRGPDNWFLGPLPTDLRREWEEYDRSFPVLAALGWKLLMDSFAEARAAHPEARWLDVRYEDLLADPRGEVARMLDFLDLDWSPAFEKGFGRYRFHAGRQAAYHEELGDAQLAAVERVLDKPLRQWGYRD; the protein is encoded by the coding sequence ATGTTGGCGGTGGTGGTGGGCACCGGGCGGTGCGGGTCGACCCTGGTGCAGGAGCTGTTGTCCCGGCACCCCGGGGTCGGGTTCGTCTCCGGCGTCGACGACAAGCTGTCCCGGCTCAACCTGGCCGGCCGGTTCAACGGCCCGCTGTACCGGCGGTCGGCGCCGCGTCCGGCGGGCATGACCTCGCTGCGGCACAGCCGCCGGCTGCTGGAGAAGGGCCGGCTGCGGGTCGCCCCGTCGGAGGCATACCAATTGCTGGACCGGCACGTGCTCGCCGGGTTCTCCCGCCCGTGCCGGGACCTGACCGCCGAGGATCTCACCCCGTACCTGCGGCGGCGGCTGCGCGCCTTCTTCGACGCCCGGATCGCCCGGCAGGGCTGCCGCCTGCTGCTGCACCACGTGACCGGTTGGCCGAGGACCGGGTTCCTGCGGGCCGGCTACCCGGAGCTGCGGGTGGTCAACGTGGTCCGCGACGGCCGGGCGGTGACCAACTCCTGGCTCCAGATGGGCTGGTGGGACGGCTGGCGCGGGCCGGACAACTGGTTCCTCGGCCCGCTGCCGACCGACCTGCGCCGGGAGTGGGAGGAGTACGACAGGTCGTTCCCGGTGCTCGCCGCGCTGGGCTGGAAGCTGCTGATGGACTCCTTCGCCGAGGCCCGCGCGGCGCACCCCGAGGCGCGGTGGCTCGACGTGCGCTACGAGGACCTGCTCGCCGACCCGCGCGGCGAGGTGGCCCGGATGCTCGACTTCCTCGACCTGGACTGGTCGCCGGCGTTCGAGAAGGGCTTCGGACGGTACCGGTTCCACGCCGGTCGACAGGCCGCCTACCACGAGGAGTTGGGCGACGCGCAGCTCGCCGCCGTGGAACGGGTGCTGGACAAGCCGCTGCGGCAGTGGGGCTACCGGGACTGA
- a CDS encoding CocE/NonD family hydrolase: MAATGTPLRAGAAVLSAVLLAALGAAPRAVAASDAPAIVVQDGVTQPVFGYADAIRERLFIDSTFDSDNDGLRDIIAFDLMRPAATANGLKVPVIMDASPYYSTVCRGNESECKADLDGDGLLDKWPLFYDNYFVPRGYAVILLDMVGTNNSTGCPTTNANQDNLSAKQAINWLNGRATARNAAGEVVTADWHNGKSGMIGKSYDGSLAMATAVTGVKGLTTVVPISGPTEYYDYVRSNGVVTRGNSYVASLANTVTNPERRDYCKPVRDAMAAADGDEHGDYTAFWNERSYVKKVPNMTASVLLYHGLNDDNVRPDHFSKFWYALAENNVPRKLWLSQEGHVDPFDSRRAVWVSTLHRWFDFWLHGVANGIMDEPRVDLERAADVWETHADWPVPGKADTEVFLQPGTTGAGGLKLVPTAKPATGAFQDSRTQSQNTMILNPDTVQPNRLAFLSAPLTAPLHISGTPTVQLRASADQTDTNFGAILVDYGTDERVAHRASGEGIVTLATEDCWGLNSPTDDGCYKQTAKRVATADNELVTKGIMDAQNRQSIRTAVPLVVGESYNFTFPLLPEDYVFKPGHRIGVIIVASYPQYSSQADTTAANITVALKSSKIVLPVVGGTTAAHAAGL; this comes from the coding sequence ATGGCTGCAACGGGAACACCCCTTCGCGCCGGGGCGGCAGTGCTGTCCGCGGTGCTGCTCGCCGCCCTGGGCGCGGCGCCACGGGCGGTGGCGGCGTCGGACGCACCGGCGATCGTGGTCCAGGACGGGGTCACCCAGCCGGTGTTCGGCTACGCCGACGCCATCCGGGAACGCCTGTTCATCGACTCCACCTTCGACAGCGACAACGACGGTCTGCGCGACATCATCGCGTTCGACCTGATGCGACCGGCGGCCACCGCGAACGGGCTCAAGGTGCCGGTCATCATGGACGCCAGCCCCTACTACTCGACGGTCTGCCGGGGCAACGAGTCCGAGTGCAAGGCCGACCTGGACGGCGACGGCCTGCTCGACAAGTGGCCGCTGTTCTACGACAACTACTTCGTGCCGCGCGGCTACGCGGTGATCCTGCTGGACATGGTGGGCACCAACAACTCCACCGGCTGCCCCACCACCAACGCCAACCAGGACAACCTCAGCGCCAAGCAGGCGATCAACTGGCTCAACGGCCGGGCCACCGCGCGCAACGCGGCCGGCGAGGTGGTCACGGCCGACTGGCACAACGGCAAGTCGGGCATGATCGGCAAGTCGTACGACGGGTCGCTGGCCATGGCGACGGCGGTGACCGGCGTCAAGGGCCTGACCACGGTGGTGCCGATCAGCGGTCCCACCGAGTACTACGACTACGTGCGCAGCAACGGGGTGGTCACCCGGGGCAACAGCTACGTGGCGTCGCTGGCCAACACGGTCACCAACCCCGAGCGGCGGGACTACTGCAAGCCGGTGCGCGACGCGATGGCCGCCGCCGACGGCGACGAGCACGGCGACTACACCGCCTTCTGGAACGAGCGCAGCTACGTCAAGAAGGTCCCCAACATGACCGCCAGCGTGCTGCTCTACCACGGTCTCAACGACGACAACGTCCGCCCGGACCACTTCAGCAAGTTCTGGTACGCCCTGGCGGAGAACAACGTCCCGCGCAAGCTGTGGCTCTCCCAGGAGGGGCACGTCGACCCGTTCGACTCGCGCCGCGCGGTCTGGGTGTCCACCCTGCACCGGTGGTTCGACTTCTGGCTGCACGGGGTGGCCAACGGGATCATGGACGAGCCCCGGGTCGACCTGGAGCGGGCGGCCGACGTGTGGGAGACCCACGCCGACTGGCCGGTCCCCGGCAAGGCCGACACCGAGGTGTTCCTCCAGCCCGGCACCACCGGGGCCGGCGGCCTGAAGCTGGTGCCGACGGCCAAGCCGGCGACCGGCGCGTTCCAGGACAGCCGTACCCAGAGCCAGAACACCATGATCCTCAACCCGGACACGGTGCAGCCGAACCGGCTGGCGTTCCTGTCCGCGCCGCTGACCGCGCCCCTGCACATCTCGGGCACGCCGACGGTGCAGCTACGGGCCTCGGCCGACCAGACCGACACCAACTTCGGGGCGATCCTGGTCGACTACGGCACCGACGAGCGGGTGGCGCACCGGGCCTCCGGTGAGGGCATCGTCACCCTGGCCACCGAGGACTGCTGGGGGCTGAACAGCCCGACCGACGACGGCTGCTACAAGCAGACCGCCAAGCGGGTCGCCACGGCCGACAACGAGCTGGTCACCAAGGGCATCATGGACGCCCAGAACCGGCAGTCCATCCGCACCGCCGTGCCGCTGGTGGTGGGGGAGTCGTACAACTTCACCTTCCCGCTGCTGCCGGAGGACTACGTCTTCAAGCCGGGCCACCGGATCGGCGTGATCATCGTGGCCAGCTACCCGCAGTACTCCAGCCAGGCGGACACCACCGCCGCGAACATCACGGTCGCCCTGAAGAGCAGCAAGATCGTTCTTCCGGTGGTCGGCGGCACCACCGCCGCCCACGCGGCCGGTCTCTGA
- a CDS encoding glycosyltransferase, with the protein MRVLHVNKFLYRRGGAEGYLLDVAELQRGDGDEVAFFGMTHPDNDAPTPYARHFPPRVELDPAPRGAGPRAAVAARMIWSPASRRGLARVLDEFRPDVVHLHNIYHQLSPSVLAAVRAARVPAVMTLHDYKLACPSYQMLDRGAVCDACVTGGPLRAARRRCKDGSFGASSLLAVESWLHRATRAYGPVQAFVSPSRFLADVMRRAGVFPDRMHVVPHFVDVAATAVKAAPGGPVVFAGRLAPEKGVDVLIEALTRLPDDVVLEVAGDGPARAGLTELARRRAPGRVRFHGRLDKARLHELVRSATVVAVPSRWNENQPMAVLEAYGCGVPVVASDLGGLPELVTAGVDGEVVPADDPVALAAGLARVLADPARAYRMGRAGRTRVERDFSPQAHLTRLREVYATAARTVREPV; encoded by the coding sequence ATGCGTGTCCTCCATGTCAACAAGTTCCTCTACCGGCGCGGCGGCGCCGAGGGCTACCTGCTCGACGTCGCCGAGCTGCAACGGGGCGACGGCGACGAGGTGGCCTTCTTCGGCATGACCCACCCGGACAACGACGCCCCCACCCCGTACGCCCGGCACTTCCCGCCTCGGGTGGAGCTGGACCCGGCGCCGCGCGGCGCGGGCCCCCGGGCGGCGGTGGCGGCCCGGATGATCTGGTCGCCGGCCAGCCGGCGGGGCCTGGCCCGGGTGCTCGACGAGTTCCGGCCCGACGTGGTCCACCTGCACAACATCTACCACCAGCTCTCCCCGTCGGTGCTGGCCGCGGTGCGGGCCGCCCGGGTGCCGGCGGTGATGACCCTGCACGACTACAAGCTGGCCTGCCCCAGCTACCAGATGCTCGACCGGGGGGCGGTCTGCGACGCCTGCGTGACCGGCGGTCCGTTGCGCGCGGCCCGTCGCCGCTGCAAGGACGGCTCGTTCGGGGCCAGCTCGCTGCTGGCCGTCGAGTCCTGGCTGCACCGCGCCACCCGGGCGTACGGGCCGGTGCAGGCGTTCGTCAGCCCCAGCCGGTTCCTGGCCGACGTGATGCGCCGGGCCGGTGTCTTCCCCGACCGGATGCACGTGGTGCCGCACTTCGTCGACGTCGCCGCGACGGCGGTGAAGGCGGCCCCCGGCGGGCCGGTGGTCTTCGCCGGCCGGCTGGCCCCGGAGAAGGGCGTCGACGTGCTCATCGAGGCGCTCACCCGACTGCCCGACGACGTCGTGCTGGAGGTGGCCGGGGACGGCCCGGCCCGCGCCGGGCTGACCGAGCTGGCCAGGCGGCGGGCCCCCGGCCGGGTCCGCTTCCACGGCCGGCTGGACAAGGCCCGGCTGCACGAGCTGGTCCGCTCGGCCACGGTGGTGGCGGTGCCGTCCCGGTGGAACGAGAACCAGCCGATGGCGGTCCTGGAGGCGTACGGCTGCGGGGTGCCGGTGGTCGCCTCCGACCTGGGCGGGCTGCCCGAGCTGGTGACCGCCGGGGTGGACGGCGAGGTGGTGCCCGCCGACGATCCGGTCGCGCTGGCCGCCGGGCTGGCCCGGGTGCTGGCCGACCCGGCGCGGGCCTACCGGATGGGGCGGGCCGGCCGGACGCGGGTGGAGCGGGACTTCTCCCCGCAGGCGCACCTGACCCGGTTGCGGGAGGTCTACGCGACCGCCGCGCGGACCGTGCGGGAGCCGGTGTGA
- a CDS encoding sulfotransferase family protein yields the protein MNPPVRVLYLAGSGRSGSTLVTTVLGQYPGVFAAGELRYLWQRGEVENRPCGCGRPLRDCPLWRAVRRELPVERAATIAAGLRGRLRLRGLPALLRRHRRGDRPVPAHPDDAALAGLYAAVARHTGARVVVDSSKLPPYGALVAALPGIDLRVLHLVRDPRATAFSWRRRRGLDGDTDPELMSRPPVWKAALLWLVWNTVTVRLWGDRAPGGYLRVRYEDLTADPEPTLRRIAAFAGADPDGGPFTGPATVRLTPTHSVAGNPSRHRTGPVPITADVQWRRDLSRGSYALVTALTAAGLRRFGYPWRRGRPDPAGDGRPAGDGRSAQDGPAAAGGRPVGVGRSGPARHEEG from the coding sequence GTGAACCCGCCGGTGCGGGTGCTCTACCTGGCCGGCAGCGGACGCAGCGGCAGCACCCTGGTCACCACCGTCCTCGGGCAGTACCCGGGGGTCTTCGCCGCCGGGGAGCTGCGCTACCTGTGGCAGCGCGGCGAGGTGGAGAACCGGCCCTGCGGCTGCGGCCGGCCGCTGCGGGACTGTCCGCTGTGGCGTGCGGTGCGCCGGGAGCTGCCGGTGGAACGGGCCGCCACGATCGCCGCCGGACTGCGGGGCCGGCTGCGGCTGCGCGGGCTGCCGGCGCTGCTGCGTCGCCACCGCCGGGGGGACCGGCCGGTGCCCGCGCACCCCGACGACGCGGCGCTGGCCGGCCTGTACGCGGCCGTGGCCCGGCACACCGGGGCCCGGGTGGTGGTCGACTCGTCGAAGCTGCCCCCGTACGGCGCGCTGGTCGCCGCGCTGCCCGGCATCGACCTGCGGGTGCTGCACCTGGTCCGCGACCCCCGGGCCACCGCCTTCTCCTGGCGTCGCCGCCGGGGGCTGGACGGCGACACCGATCCGGAGCTGATGAGCCGGCCGCCGGTGTGGAAGGCGGCCCTGCTCTGGCTGGTGTGGAACACCGTGACCGTCCGGCTGTGGGGTGACCGCGCCCCGGGGGGCTACCTGCGGGTGCGCTACGAGGACCTGACCGCCGACCCGGAGCCGACGCTGCGCCGGATCGCCGCCTTCGCCGGGGCCGACCCCGACGGCGGCCCGTTCACCGGCCCGGCGACGGTCCGGCTGACGCCGACGCACTCGGTGGCCGGCAACCCGTCCCGGCACCGGACCGGCCCGGTGCCGATCACCGCCGACGTGCAGTGGCGACGCGACCTGTCCCGCGGGTCGTACGCGCTGGTCACCGCGCTGACCGCGGCGGGGCTGCGCCGGTTCGGCTACCCGTGGCGGCGCGGCCGCCCGGACCCGGCGGGGGACGGACGGCCGGCGGGCGACGGACGGTCCGCGCAGGACGGGCCCGCCGCGGCCGGTGGGCGGCCGGTGGGCGTCGGGCGGTCGGGGCCGGCGCGGCACGAGGAGGGCTGA
- a CDS encoding beta-1,3-glucanase family protein, whose amino-acid sequence MRLRRRLLAAASALLAGLAGAVVATPAHAVGPALLPVTVTNTTGRSDAVYLYVIGVQLSSGRLGYVNSGGAFAPWTGGQIPPSPAPDVSIPGPGNGGSTTIQFPRGFSGRVYFALGQKLKFFLTPDGLVQPAPWAAGDANRDILFDWSEFTYNDSGLWLNSSQVDMFAIPHAVTVTGASGVTRRTGDVVANGRNAVIDGIRAQPGWANTVHTRSDGTVLRVLAPGKAAGAGLLSTTYLDSYIASAWNAYTTKTLTVAPFADQPAIRYYGRTSGNTMTFTNGSGQVVASFNRPSSASVWGCDGDLPAPNDQVVGPISRTLCAALNRGTLGTIDTQPSTNAADFYRNNPTNQYARLIHANMTDGRAYAFAFDDVGGFESLVHDGDPRAAGLILSPFTGGTGGNPATGVPVVSTWNNKCIDVPSSNFVDRAPLQMWNCNNTNAQKWTFSGTALKSQNNKCMDIDAGSTANGAVVQLYACNGTGAQQFTLNGAGDLVNLQANKCVDIKDANGSDGARLQLWDCVGTANQKWRRG is encoded by the coding sequence ATGCGTCTCCGAAGAAGGCTGCTCGCCGCCGCGTCCGCACTGCTCGCCGGTCTCGCGGGCGCCGTCGTCGCCACGCCCGCCCACGCGGTCGGACCGGCCCTGCTGCCCGTCACAGTCACCAACACCACCGGCCGCAGCGATGCGGTCTACCTCTATGTCATCGGCGTCCAGCTGTCCTCCGGCCGGCTCGGCTACGTCAACTCCGGCGGCGCCTTCGCGCCGTGGACCGGCGGGCAGATCCCGCCGTCGCCCGCGCCGGACGTCTCCATACCGGGCCCCGGCAACGGCGGCAGCACCACGATCCAGTTCCCCCGTGGCTTCTCCGGCCGGGTCTACTTCGCCCTCGGGCAGAAGCTGAAGTTCTTCCTCACCCCGGACGGGCTGGTGCAGCCCGCTCCCTGGGCGGCCGGTGACGCGAACCGCGACATCCTCTTCGACTGGAGCGAGTTCACCTACAACGACTCCGGCCTGTGGCTCAACAGTTCTCAGGTCGACATGTTCGCGATCCCGCACGCGGTCACCGTGACCGGCGCCAGCGGCGTCACCAGGCGCACCGGCGACGTGGTGGCCAACGGCCGCAACGCGGTCATCGACGGGATCAGGGCGCAGCCGGGCTGGGCCAACACCGTCCACACCCGTTCCGACGGGACCGTGCTGCGCGTCCTGGCCCCCGGCAAGGCGGCCGGGGCCGGCCTGCTGAGCACCACCTACCTGGACTCCTACATCGCCTCGGCGTGGAACGCGTACACCACGAAGACCCTGACCGTGGCGCCGTTCGCCGACCAGCCGGCCATCAGGTACTACGGCCGCACGTCGGGCAACACCATGACCTTCACCAACGGCAGCGGCCAGGTGGTCGCCTCCTTCAACCGGCCCTCCTCGGCCAGCGTCTGGGGCTGCGACGGCGACCTGCCCGCGCCGAACGACCAGGTGGTCGGCCCGATCTCGCGTACGCTCTGCGCCGCGCTCAACCGGGGCACGCTCGGCACCATCGACACCCAGCCCAGCACCAACGCCGCCGACTTCTACCGCAACAACCCCACCAACCAGTACGCCCGCCTGATCCACGCCAACATGACCGACGGCCGCGCGTACGCGTTCGCCTTCGACGACGTCGGCGGATTCGAGTCGCTGGTGCACGACGGCGACCCACGTGCGGCCGGACTGATCCTCAGCCCGTTCACCGGCGGCACCGGCGGCAACCCGGCCACCGGGGTGCCCGTGGTCAGCACCTGGAACAACAAGTGCATCGACGTGCCGAGCTCCAACTTCGTCGACCGCGCGCCGTTGCAGATGTGGAACTGCAACAACACCAACGCGCAGAAGTGGACGTTCAGCGGCACGGCGCTGAAGAGCCAGAACAACAAGTGCATGGACATCGACGCCGGGTCCACGGCGAACGGAGCGGTGGTGCAGCTCTACGCCTGCAACGGCACCGGCGCCCAGCAGTTCACCCTGAACGGGGCCGGGGACCTGGTCAACCTTCAGGCCAACAAGTGCGTCGACATCAAGGACGCGAACGGCAGCGACGGCGCACGCCTCCAGCTCTGGGACTGCGTGGGAACGGCCAACCAGAAGTGGCGCAGGGGCTGA